One Candidatus Binatia bacterium DNA window includes the following coding sequences:
- a CDS encoding alpha/beta fold hydrolase, with amino-acid sequence MTADSPIRFRCGDLELDGRITLPPGATRSCVVCHPHPLYGGDMHNNVVVAVCDALADAGVATLRFDFRGVGTSEGTHSGGAAETEDAAAAVAALASASGTQPVLAGYSFGAAVALRVAAGAGASSLRAVAAIAPPLSMMDTAFASSITARVLLVAGERDTFCPAAAFDAFVVGVRGAAAVRIAAADHFFQGRESEVASALTRFIAGT; translated from the coding sequence ATGACCGCCGACTCCCCGATCCGCTTTCGTTGCGGCGATCTCGAGCTGGACGGCCGCATTACGCTGCCGCCGGGCGCGACTCGCTCCTGCGTCGTCTGCCATCCTCACCCGCTCTACGGCGGCGACATGCACAACAACGTCGTCGTGGCCGTCTGTGACGCGCTCGCCGACGCGGGCGTTGCAACGCTGCGCTTCGACTTTCGAGGCGTCGGCACCAGCGAAGGCACCCATTCCGGCGGCGCAGCCGAGACCGAAGACGCGGCCGCCGCTGTCGCTGCGCTTGCGAGCGCGAGCGGAACGCAGCCCGTCCTTGCAGGGTATTCCTTCGGCGCTGCGGTCGCGCTTCGCGTCGCGGCGGGTGCGGGCGCGTCGTCGCTTCGCGCCGTCGCAGCCATCGCGCCGCCGCTGTCGATGATGGACACCGCGTTCGCCTCGTCGATCACGGCTCGCGTGCTGCTGGTCGCGGGCGAGCGCGACACGTTCTGTCCTGCCGCGGCGTTCGATGCATTCGTTGTCGGTGTTCGCGGCGCGGCAGCGGTGCGCATCGCCGCCGCGGACCATTTCTTCCAGGGACGCGAAAGCGAAGTGGCCTCGGCGCTGACACGGTTCATCGCCGGCACTTGA